The window ACCCATTGTTGTCTTCTATAATGTTTTCAGACGGAATACCCTTGTTAACTAGATATTCCTTCATTACTTTTTCTTCATCAAATCCCTCTACTCCAATACCGCCACTTACAATTATCGTTCTGAAATAACCTTCATCATATAGATCGACAGCCTTATCTAATCTAGCTTTTAATCGATTAGAGGGATGCCTGTCCAATTCTACCTTGTTCCCTAGGATAACTGCTGCATCAACAGTAGCCAATTCATCATTCACCCCGTCTATGATAATGAGTGCTGTTTGTAGGAAGATCCAAGTAAATAGGAATACAAAAAGAATCTTAACCTTTTTTATAAGTGGT of the Bacillus carboniphilus genome contains:
- a CDS encoding YdcF family protein — protein: MKKPLIKKVKILFVFLFTWIFLQTALIIIDGVNDELATVDAAVILGNKVELDRHPSNRLKARLDKAVDLYDEGYFRTIIVSGGIGVEGFDEEKVMKEYLVNKGIPSENIIEDNNGYNTYMTAENSKAIMQELGLDSVMVITQFFHISRTKLAFKKFGFEEVYSAHAEIFELRDVYSTLREFPAYYKYLFK